The genome window ATCGCTCAGGATCGGGCCGTCGACCCTGCCGTCGTCATTGGTCACGGCATCCGTGAGTTTCAAGAAGGTGTCGCCGCCATCCTCCCGGCGCCAGAGCGAGAGCGTCAGCCCGCTTGCCGGACGCCCGAGTGCCGTATCCAGAACATGTGTCGTCAGTCGTCCCATCAGTCTATCCCGTCTTTGGCGATCAAGCCCATGATGACCATGGATTGGTCATGCCTTGAAAGAGTGCACGACCCAAAGTCCGTAAACCAGAACAGATTCGTGATCTCTATGATGCCGTATCGGCATCGATTTGAGAAAGCCGATCGCCGACTGCGGACACCGAATGCTCGAAAAACGCCTGCGCGGCATGGCTCAGCCCTCGATGCGAAGATGTGAGCACGGTGAAACGGTCCCGACTCAGTGCCGGATCAGCCAGCGGAAGAAAGACGAGTTCGCCCTGGCCCATCTCCCGCTCGAGACCGATGATTGTCTGGAAGGCGATGGCTTCGCCCGCCGCGGCCAGACGTTTCATCATCCTGAGCGAATTGGCCTCGACGAAGGCCCGCCCCGCAAGAGCGTCGGCGGGAAGGGCCGCATCGATGAGCTTGCGCAGGGACAGATCGCGCGTGGGCAAGCAGAACGGATGCGCCAGACACTCGGCCAGATGCAGCGGATGCCGTTTCGCCAACGGATGCCCCGGCGCCATGACCGCGCCGATGGCGAGATCCCGACGAAAGACGCCATTCAGGCGGGGATCTTCGGGTGGCTCGAAGGAAAAGCCGACATCCGTCTGGCCGGCGATGACGGCCTCCGCAACCTCGTCTGACCCGGAGATGCGAACCGACACGTGGATGCCGGGGTAGAGCTTGCGAAACTCCATAACGACGGCCGGCAGCAGCGCTTCCGACACGCTTTCCACGCTGGCGATGCTGACCGCGCCGCTGCGCATCCCGGTGA of Stappia sp. ES.058 contains these proteins:
- a CDS encoding LysR family transcriptional regulator is translated as MDKSRHLYGPALRYFAAVARAGSIRAAARELNIASSAVNRQVLWLERALGHVLFDRLARGVRLTPAGEILRAHVLRTLSDFSATAGELDALTGMRSGAVSIASVESVSEALLPAVVMEFRKLYPGIHVSVRISGSDEVAEAVIAGQTDVGFSFEPPEDPRLNGVFRRDLAIGAVMAPGHPLAKRHPLHLAECLAHPFCLPTRDLSLRKLIDAALPADALAGRAFVEANSLRMMKRLAAAGEAIAFQTIIGLEREMGQGELVFLPLADPALSRDRFTVLTSSHRGLSHAAQAFFEHSVSAVGDRLSQIDADTAS